The nucleotide window ACCTTCGACGAGATACGAAAATGGCGTATTGCCGCGCCCGGGCGCGAAAACGAACAGCACGCTGAACGGCGACGGCTTGACCGCCGACGGCACGTTGACAAGCAGCTTGTGCTCGAGTGCGCGACGGTAATGCGCATCGGCCTCCTCGTTCAGATGCAGCGACTGCTCGAAGTTCGCAACGAGGTGCAGCGTTTCAGGGTCGTTCGGCTGCTTTTCGAGGATGCTTCTGAAATGCTCGAGCGCACGCCGAGGACGCCCGGCGCTGGCGTGCGCAAACCCAAGCTCACGATGCACAGGCACGCATTCGTCGGGATCCTCCGCAAGCATCGGCATCAACCAGCCTATCGCCGCGTCATGCCGGTTCGTCCGGTTCAACACCTCGGCCAGACCGAAGCGGGCGCTCCAGTGCGTGGGTGCGCTCTTGATTACTTCGAGGTACAGATTTTCAGCGAGATCGAGACGACCTTCGCGATGATGGGTAAACGCGCTTTGCAGCACACTGTTGATGGACATGGAGGGGAGCGCGTGAGGTAGTCATGCGGCGCGTGGTTCTCGCCGCGCGCACGAAACATAGCAGAGCTTCGCGCATCATGGGGACGTTTGAATGCGACGCGTAAGGTTCCATTTTTTACGCCGAAACAATTGAAAGCTGGAACGCGGTGCGCAAGCGCCTGAACGGCTGGAGGAATTTTCGCGTGCAGCGATTGTTATGTCGATGAAACCCCTCGACGCACGCGCTATGCCGCATCGTATGCAAGGCTAGTCATCGGGCGCCCATCAACATGCAAACCCTCACGCTCCGCCTCCCCATAACATGCCTACCGATAAACCATCATTCCTGCTGATTCACGGCGCCTGGCACGGCGCTTCCACATGGCGTCATCTGGCTCCGCTGCTCGAAGCGCGCGGCCATATCGTGCGCGCGTACGACCTGCCCGGCGCGGGCGCGCACGCGAAGCAGCCGGCGTCGTATCTGCGGCAGCCACGCGATAACGAAACGTTCGCGGCCGAACCGACCTTGAATACAGGAATATCGCAGGACGACCGTACGCAGGCCGCGATTGGATGGATCGAGGACATGCATCGGCAAACGGCCTTGCCCGTGATTCCGGTCGGCCATTCGCTCGGCGGAGTGACGGTTACCGGCGTTGCACAAGCGCGTCCCGAACTCGTGCATGCGGCAGTCTATCTGGCCGCATACCTGGTGCCGCCCGGCCAGGTGCCCGCAAAGATTCGCGCACATCCAACCATGAACAACTCGCTGATCGGCTTGTTGAGCAGAAGCGATCCGTTAAAGACCGGTGCGTCACGCATCGATCCGCGCAGTCCGGACCCCGCATATCGCGATTTACTCAGGTACGCCTTCTACGGCGACATCGACGACGCGGCACTCGACGACGAACTTTCGCTGCTGCATTGCGACGAGCCGGTAAGCGCGCTTGTTGCGCCATCCGAAATGACGCGCGAACGCTTCGGCAGTGTGCCGCGGCACTACATCCGAACGGCCAGCGATGCGTCGATGATGCCCATTGCACAAGACCATTTGATCTCGGCTGTCGACGTGGCAATGGGCAATGCAACCATCGTTCATACGCTATCGTCCGGCCATTCGCCGCACGTGACGCAGCCCGCCGCGCTGGCCGCATTGCTGTGCGCGATCGCGGCGGACGTCTAGCGCCTCGCGCAAGCCTGTGCGGCGCCGCACCAACACCTACAAATAAAAAACTTTACATTACGTTTTACTTTCATCTATAAAGGTAACGCATGTCGCGAACCCGCTTTGTCTCGCCGCATGTCCTCGCCCGCCGACGCTTGTCCGGCGGGCTTTTTTTTGCCTG belongs to Paraburkholderia sp. SOS3 and includes:
- a CDS encoding alpha/beta fold hydrolase gives rise to the protein MPTDKPSFLLIHGAWHGASTWRHLAPLLEARGHIVRAYDLPGAGAHAKQPASYLRQPRDNETFAAEPTLNTGISQDDRTQAAIGWIEDMHRQTALPVIPVGHSLGGVTVTGVAQARPELVHAAVYLAAYLVPPGQVPAKIRAHPTMNNSLIGLLSRSDPLKTGASRIDPRSPDPAYRDLLRYAFYGDIDDAALDDELSLLHCDEPVSALVAPSEMTRERFGSVPRHYIRTASDASMMPIAQDHLISAVDVAMGNATIVHTLSSGHSPHVTQPAALAALLCAIAADV